From the genome of Thermodesulfovibrionales bacterium:
GAATTTGGAAGAAATCTTAGACTGGTTAAGAGTTTATAAAACCTTTCCTGCCAGTAGGAAGAATCTTCACCATAGAATTTTTCTGGATCGCTAATTGCCTTTGATACGCGCAGAAACATTCCCTCAGGAGTCTCAATAACATTTCCACTGGCATCCTTTAAAAGATATCTCGCTCTCAAAACCCTGAGGGCATTTTCTGAAAGCTCCATACAGCATTATACCACACTTTTTGTTTGGTGCACTTAATGGACACTTTTGCACCAATCTGTTATAATGAAAAAAAGAAAGGATTTTTTATGATAATCCATACCTTTTCAATTGCTCAGGGTATAGGGGAAAGACTGGAAAAACATCTCTGGCGCCATGGTATCCTCACATGGATGGATTTTATTGAAGCTGATACAATTTCAGGCATACCCAGGGAAAGGAAGGGTTATTTTGACGGAATTTTTTCAAACTACCAGAAAGCCCTGAACATTATAGATTCAGAGTTTTTTGCAAGAAATCTAAAAATAAGAGAACACTGGAGACTGTTCAGTGAACTTAAATTAAGGGCCCTCTGTCTTGATATAGAAACAAATGGCTATCAGCCAGAGAATGGTGGTTATGTTACAGTTGTAGGATTTTATGACGGGCTGGAATGCAAACAATTTATAAGGGGTGAAAACCTTACACTGGCAAACCTCCAGAAAGAGATCGATAGAGCTGACCTACTAATAACCTTTTATGGTGGAGTCTTTGACATACCTTTTCTCCTGAGGACATTTCCTGGTTTAAAGATAAATAAACCACACTTTGACCTATGTTTTGGAGCTAGAAGGCTTGGTCTCAAAGGCGGGCTAAAGAGACTGGAAACATACTTTGGGATAAAGAGGGATGAGATAGTTCAGGACCTTAATGGATACGATGCAGTCCTCCTTTGGCAGTATTACAGAAGGGGTTCAAAGGAGGCGCTTGACTTGCTTTTAGAATATAATAAAGAAGATACAGTAAACCTTTTAAACCTCTCAGAGATTATATATGAGGAACTTAGAAGATCAACAGGTATTGATGATTATACAGTCCGGAGAACTGAAATCCACTGTGCATGAATAGCTAAAAAAATCATTTGAAAATAAATTCTAACCAGATTGAGATTTAAAATAATTTAAGGAGATTCAGATTGTGATGAAGATAGCAGTAATATCTGATAGCCATGATAATCTTGATAATCTGCGAAAGGCTGTAGAGATTATTAATTCTTCTGGTGCTGTGCATGTCTTTCATGCGGGAGATTTTACCTCCCCTTTTACAATAAGGGCACTTAAAGAATTAAAATGTCCATTAACAGGTGTCTTTGGAAATAATGATGGTGATAGACTTTTACTCAGTGAAAAGTTTAATGGAAGGATTTATACCCAACCCTATACCACTACATTTAATGGTAAAAAAATAGTCCTTATGCATGAACCTGTCTTTATTGAAGCGCTGCGGGATAGCGGACACTTTGATATTATTATTTATGGTCATACTCATGAAGCAGATATAAGGCAGGAAAAGGGTGTTATAATAATCAATCCCGGAGAACTTGCTGGATGGCTTTATGGAAAACCATCCTTTGCAATATTTGACCTTGAAACCATGAAGGGCGAAATCATAAATATCAGTTGACAGAAGATAGCTTTATCTGTTATTTTAAATAAGCCTTCCAGTATGGCCAAAAATATATGATAAAAAATTCCAGTGAATGGATTGATGGCATTTAAATTTATAAACCTTCCAGAAAACCCGCAAATAACAGAAGGTGTATTCTGAACAGGTCTTAATTTAAAAGTTCTGGCTTTGTTGCCAGAGCTAAAAACAACTTATGAGAGGGGAAAATATGGAAACAGAAACCAGAACAACTCAGGAAACAAAATCAACTGTTGAGAGCATCTCCATTTCCGAACTCAAGGAGAAAACAGTTGAAGAACTTGCCCAGCTCGCAAAGGAATTTGGTGTTGAAGGTGCAAGGAGCATGAGAAAACAGGAGCTTATCTTCGC
Proteins encoded in this window:
- a CDS encoding ribonuclease H-like domain-containing protein, which translates into the protein MDTFAPICYNEKKKGFFMIIHTFSIAQGIGERLEKHLWRHGILTWMDFIEADTISGIPRERKGYFDGIFSNYQKALNIIDSEFFARNLKIREHWRLFSELKLRALCLDIETNGYQPENGGYVTVVGFYDGLECKQFIRGENLTLANLQKEIDRADLLITFYGGVFDIPFLLRTFPGLKINKPHFDLCFGARRLGLKGGLKRLETYFGIKRDEIVQDLNGYDAVLLWQYYRRGSKEALDLLLEYNKEDTVNLLNLSEIIYEELRRSTGIDDYTVRRTEIHCA
- a CDS encoding metallophosphoesterase, whose translation is MKIAVISDSHDNLDNLRKAVEIINSSGAVHVFHAGDFTSPFTIRALKELKCPLTGVFGNNDGDRLLLSEKFNGRIYTQPYTTTFNGKKIVLMHEPVFIEALRDSGHFDIIIYGHTHEADIRQEKGVIIINPGELAGWLYGKPSFAIFDLETMKGEIINIS